In Herbaspirillum sp. WKF16, one genomic interval encodes:
- a CDS encoding autotransporter domain-containing protein, producing MNKIYSLVWNRQQGKFVVAQENATSRGKGSQAARVTGKRAQHAAAAALALTATLLATPASAVNYNVTSTTDNGTTSTNGTLSWAIDQANTGSGNSIFFDLPASSTITLSGTLPTITEAVNLASRNSVQINGRTLVLGSGIIGNVSISNNISFRGLIGTNSFGGFAGNGGIGASVSGDSFTLTNAGNISGGNGGNITGGGFAGNGGDGVFVSGDSFTLTNTGNISGGNSGNVISPSAAGGTAGIGVSVSGNSFTLTNTGNISGGNGGRVDGGGSTTGGNGNIGVSVSGNSFTLTNTGNISGGNGGNVTGPTSASGGNGGIGISGNGITLTNMGNISGGSGGSGGSSGASGSGGVAIVATGSSTIYNNGAIKGGGSANAITLSGGNNKVVLLSGGQFTGNVVSTSGSTAGGDTFALGGDSGSGSFSLADIGTKYQNFAKLAKEGAGAWTLTGTGTSDWTAQGGTLVLADSMNLTGTLAVQSGAAVLANDATVIGAVTNAGSFGVNAGKTATIDSYSGSGTVRIGVAGMTSYGKLVVAGTGNLNGSSLFVDAANATGMSNGTLSDIISAGTLSGTFTSTSTNSLLFSYTPVYGLTNNVSLTVTAVPGNRIFQTTSAQGNFPASGAAKVLDQIIAANANGPISSLFQGFTTGQERRLSNAVSQTLPLFVGGGQVATNSAFSGINRVVQARVGANRGLSSGEEFQGDRNVWFKPFGSWASQGDRNGVSGFSADTYGVVAGIDRPFSEQARAGVAFAYARSSVDSNAAAAPQSSKVDVYQLIGYGSYALDQNTELNFQGDIGRNSNRGKRSIVFASSAADSSYDSTSVHVGAGMARSYALSETASFTTGVRADYTWVRDAGYTESGAGVLNLNVDGRSVSQLVLSTDAKLNLQLNPNTNLAFNAGVGYDTINKQASITSTYAGAPGAAFVTYGLEQSPWIGRVGAALAYTTSGGVDLSLRYDLEGRSSFTNQTASARARWRF from the coding sequence ATGAACAAGATTTACAGCCTGGTGTGGAATCGCCAGCAGGGGAAGTTTGTCGTCGCGCAGGAAAACGCCACATCGCGCGGCAAGGGAAGCCAGGCGGCTAGAGTGACAGGCAAGCGGGCGCAACACGCGGCGGCGGCGGCGCTGGCCCTAACGGCCACACTGCTCGCGACGCCGGCCTCGGCCGTGAATTACAACGTCACCAGCACTACCGATAATGGCACGACCAGCACGAACGGTACTTTGAGCTGGGCAATTGACCAAGCCAATACCGGTAGCGGCAATTCGATCTTCTTTGATCTGCCGGCCAGCTCCACGATCACCCTCAGTGGCACGCTTCCCACCATCACTGAGGCAGTCAATCTCGCTAGCCGTAATTCGGTACAGATCAATGGTCGCACGCTGGTCCTGGGCAGTGGCATTATCGGAAATGTCTCGATCAGCAACAACATCAGCTTCAGGGGGCTCATTGGCACAAACAGCTTCGGCGGGTTCGCCGGTAACGGTGGTATTGGTGCTTCCGTTTCCGGAGATAGCTTCACCCTGACTAACGCGGGCAACATCAGCGGCGGCAACGGCGGCAACATCACCGGCGGCGGGTTCGCCGGTAACGGTGGCGATGGTGTTTTCGTTTCCGGAGATAGCTTCACCCTGACCAACACGGGCAACATCAGCGGCGGCAACAGCGGCAACGTCATCAGCCCCAGCGCAGCCGGCGGCACCGCTGGCATTGGCGTTTCCGTTTCCGGAAATAGCTTCACCCTGACCAACACGGGCAACATCAGCGGCGGCAACGGCGGCAGAGTCGACGGCGGCGGGTCCACGACCGGCGGTAACGGTAACATTGGCGTTTCCGTTTCCGGAAATAGCTTCACCCTGACCAACACGGGCAACATCAGCGGTGGCAACGGCGGCAACGTCACCGGCCCTACCAGCGCATCAGGCGGTAACGGTGGCATTGGCATTTCCGGAAATGGCATCACCCTGACCAACATGGGTAACATCAGCGGCGGCAGCGGCGGCAGCGGCGGCTCTTCTGGCGCCAGCGGCTCCGGTGGGGTAGCAATCGTCGCAACCGGCAGCTCCACCATTTATAACAACGGCGCCATCAAAGGTGGTGGCAGCGCCAATGCGATCACGCTCTCCGGCGGCAATAACAAAGTAGTATTGCTCAGCGGCGGTCAGTTCACCGGCAACGTGGTCAGCACCAGCGGCTCCACCGCCGGCGGAGACACCTTCGCCCTGGGCGGCGATAGCGGCTCCGGCAGTTTCAGTCTGGCCGACATCGGCACCAAATACCAGAACTTTGCCAAGCTCGCCAAAGAAGGCGCCGGCGCCTGGACCCTGACCGGCACCGGCACCAGCGACTGGACAGCGCAAGGCGGCACCCTGGTGCTGGCCGACAGCATGAACCTGACCGGTACCCTGGCTGTGCAGAGCGGCGCGGCCGTGCTCGCCAACGATGCCACCGTCATCGGCGCCGTAACCAACGCGGGCAGCTTCGGCGTCAATGCCGGCAAGACCGCCACTATCGACAGCTATAGCGGCAGCGGCACTGTGCGCATCGGCGTGGCTGGCATGACCAGCTACGGCAAGCTGGTGGTCGCCGGCACGGGCAACCTGAACGGCAGCAGCCTGTTCGTGGATGCGGCAAATGCCACCGGCATGTCCAACGGCACGCTGTCGGACATCATCTCGGCCGGCACGCTCTCCGGAACGTTTACGTCGACCTCCACCAACAGCCTGTTGTTCTCTTATACCCCGGTCTATGGCCTCACCAACAACGTCAGCCTGACGGTGACGGCAGTGCCCGGCAACCGCATCTTCCAGACCACCAGCGCCCAGGGTAATTTCCCTGCCTCAGGTGCCGCCAAGGTGCTGGACCAGATCATCGCCGCCAACGCCAACGGCCCCATCTCCAGCTTGTTCCAAGGCTTCACCACCGGTCAGGAGCGTCGACTCTCCAACGCCGTGAGCCAGACCCTGCCGCTGTTTGTGGGCGGCGGACAAGTGGCGACCAACTCCGCCTTCAGCGGTATCAATCGCGTGGTGCAGGCGCGCGTCGGCGCCAATCGCGGCCTGTCTTCGGGCGAGGAATTTCAGGGCGACCGCAACGTCTGGTTCAAGCCCTTCGGTTCGTGGGCCAGCCAGGGCGACCGCAATGGCGTCTCCGGCTTCAGCGCCGACACCTATGGCGTGGTGGCCGGTATCGACCGCCCCTTTTCGGAACAGGCGCGCGCCGGTGTGGCGTTCGCTTACGCACGCAGCAGCGTGGACAGCAATGCGGCGGCCGCACCGCAATCCAGCAAGGTCGATGTTTATCAGTTGATCGGCTACGGCAGCTATGCCCTGGATCAGAACACCGAACTGAACTTCCAGGGCGATATCGGCCGCAATTCCAACCGGGGCAAGCGCAGCATCGTCTTTGCATCCAGCGCGGCCGACAGTTCCTATGACAGCACCAGCGTGCATGTGGGTGCGGGCATGGCGCGCAGCTATGCGCTGTCGGAGACGGCCAGTTTCACGACGGGCGTGCGGGCCGACTACACCTGGGTGCGCGATGCCGGCTATACGGAATCGGGCGCGGGTGTGCTCAACCTGAATGTGGACGGACGCAGCGTGTCGCAGCTTGTGCTGTCGACCGATGCCAAGCTGAACCTGCAACTGAATCCGAACACCAATCTCGCGTTCAATGCTGGCGTGGGCTATGACACGATCAACAAGCAAGCTTCAATCACCTCGACCTATGCGGGCGCACCGGGGGCTGCGTTTGTGACGTATGGTCTCGAGCAGAGCCCGTGGATTGGCCGCGTGGGTGCAGCGCTGGCGTACACCACCAGCGGCGGTGTCGACCTGAGCCTGCGCTACGATCTGGAAGGACGCAGCAGTTTCACCAACCAGACCGCGAGCGCTCGGGCGCGCTGGCGCTTCTGA
- a CDS encoding aminotransferase-like domain-containing protein, with amino-acid sequence MTTTDIAVSLSRNSSTPLSQQLSSEIEQLIDRGVLRGGTKLPSVRVLAEAHSTSTHTVVEAYSHLVARGVVLSRRGSGFFVAESPTKSSVSEVAKLRESLDPKKLGQELMSDAPTSSVRLGGGPVGSDWVDYIELESAVRKISRGLLPRFGALGTTQGYAPLREMLARQLSQRGIKAATSNLLLTNGATQAIDLLIRLLVKPGQTVLIDDPGYFQTVWALKVRGAHIVGVPRNLDGPDVAAFEKICTELKPSIFFTQSALQNPTGSMLSLSVAHDLLRAAEKHGVTIVEDDVSADLAPENSPRLAMLDQLNRVIYLGSFSKTLTPSLRVGYLATKRTGFLEELVTLKLISCYASCEPNEAIVHSLLADGHYARHVRRLDRRLQERASTAIARLEQDGFRIDQPYIGGTFVWMKQVDIPDAMALTNQASRMGMLLAPGCAFRPNLELSPYLRFSLPLCTDSALDMLSKAVSATKKELRRG; translated from the coding sequence ATGACTACTACAGATATCGCAGTCTCTCTCTCGAGAAATTCCAGCACTCCGCTTTCCCAGCAGCTCTCTTCCGAGATTGAGCAATTGATCGACCGCGGTGTTTTGCGAGGAGGCACCAAGCTCCCGTCGGTTCGGGTGCTGGCCGAGGCGCACAGCACCAGTACGCATACTGTGGTCGAGGCCTATTCACACCTGGTCGCCCGTGGCGTCGTGCTATCGCGGCGCGGATCAGGCTTCTTTGTCGCAGAGAGTCCGACTAAATCCTCGGTGTCCGAAGTCGCAAAATTGAGGGAGTCGCTTGACCCGAAGAAGTTGGGACAAGAATTAATGTCTGATGCGCCGACATCGTCGGTCCGCCTCGGAGGTGGGCCGGTCGGTTCCGATTGGGTCGACTATATCGAGCTGGAGTCTGCGGTTCGGAAAATCTCGCGCGGACTTCTTCCAAGGTTCGGAGCCCTGGGCACGACGCAAGGTTATGCCCCTCTCCGGGAAATGCTGGCAAGACAGCTTTCGCAACGCGGTATCAAGGCTGCCACGAGCAATTTGCTGCTGACCAATGGCGCGACACAAGCGATTGACTTGCTAATCCGACTCTTGGTCAAGCCCGGTCAAACCGTGCTCATAGATGATCCAGGCTACTTCCAGACTGTATGGGCGCTCAAGGTAAGAGGAGCGCATATTGTTGGCGTCCCCAGGAATCTGGACGGACCGGACGTTGCCGCGTTCGAGAAGATTTGCACAGAACTAAAGCCGAGCATCTTCTTTACGCAGAGTGCGCTACAGAACCCCACCGGCTCCATGCTGTCCTTATCGGTTGCGCACGACCTGTTGCGCGCAGCCGAGAAGCATGGCGTAACTATCGTAGAAGATGATGTCTCGGCAGATCTGGCGCCGGAGAATTCGCCAAGATTGGCCATGCTCGACCAGTTGAATCGAGTTATCTATTTGGGAAGCTTTTCAAAAACGCTGACTCCCAGCCTCCGAGTCGGCTATTTGGCCACCAAGCGGACTGGCTTCCTTGAGGAGCTCGTGACACTGAAATTAATCAGTTGCTACGCGAGTTGTGAGCCTAACGAGGCCATTGTTCATTCCTTGTTGGCCGATGGCCACTATGCGCGACACGTCAGGCGGCTTGATCGCCGCCTGCAGGAAAGAGCCTCCACGGCAATAGCGCGCCTTGAGCAAGATGGCTTCCGAATTGATCAACCGTATATCGGTGGCACATTCGTATGGATGAAGCAGGTAGACATTCCGGATGCCATGGCTCTGACCAACCAGGCATCGCGAATGGGGATGCTGTTAGCACCGGGTTGCGCATTCCGTCCGAATCTTGAACTCAGCCCCTACCTTCGCTTCTCACTTCCGCTTTGCACCGACTCAGCGCTAGACATGCTCTCAAAGGCGGTATCTGCGACCAAAAAAGAGTTACGCCGAGGTTAG
- a CDS encoding amino acid ABC transporter substrate-binding protein: protein MKQLKRGKLALATLLLGVLVGSAHGQDLTGRLKKIKETGVITLGVRDSSIPFSYLTENQTYIGYAVDLCLKAATAVQRELGLSKLDIKMLPVTAVTRIPLIANGTIDLNCDSATNNEERQKTVTFAPTIFVTSSRIMAKKSSSYRKLDDLKGKVVVASSGTSNIKQLATLNGERKLGITILTARDHAEAFLMFETDRAQAIINDDIILASLAATSKSPGDYVLSSEALSVEPLGIIEPLNDPAFKKVVDAAISNVYRSGEINRIYAKWFQAPIPPKGVNLNIPMSAEFKAVVAKPTDSPIAAEYALTGK from the coding sequence ATGAAACAACTCAAACGCGGAAAACTTGCACTGGCAACGCTTCTCCTCGGCGTACTTGTTGGCAGCGCTCATGGACAGGATCTGACGGGACGGCTGAAGAAGATCAAGGAAACCGGCGTAATCACTTTAGGAGTGCGCGATTCCTCGATTCCTTTCTCCTACCTGACTGAAAACCAGACTTATATCGGTTATGCGGTCGACCTGTGTCTGAAGGCCGCCACTGCGGTGCAGCGAGAACTTGGGCTTTCCAAGCTGGATATCAAGATGCTGCCGGTCACCGCAGTTACCCGTATTCCGCTGATCGCCAACGGCACCATCGACCTGAATTGCGATTCCGCGACCAACAACGAGGAGCGACAAAAGACCGTTACTTTCGCTCCGACCATTTTTGTCACTTCAAGCCGGATCATGGCAAAGAAATCATCGAGCTATCGCAAGCTCGACGATTTGAAGGGCAAGGTCGTGGTGGCTTCCTCCGGCACCTCGAACATCAAGCAACTGGCGACGCTCAATGGCGAGCGAAAGCTTGGGATCACGATCCTCACTGCGCGTGACCACGCTGAAGCATTCCTGATGTTCGAGACAGATCGGGCGCAAGCCATCATCAACGACGACATTATCCTGGCATCTCTGGCCGCGACATCGAAGAGCCCGGGAGATTATGTTCTGAGCTCGGAGGCACTCTCTGTCGAGCCGCTCGGGATCATCGAGCCGCTCAATGATCCCGCATTCAAAAAGGTAGTCGACGCGGCGATTTCCAACGTGTACCGCTCCGGGGAAATCAATCGCATCTATGCGAAATGGTTCCAAGCGCCAATTCCCCCCAAGGGCGTGAATCTCAATATTCCGATGAGCGCTGAATTCAAAGCCGTTGTGGCCAAGCCGACTGATTCACCCATTGCAGCCGAATACGCTCTGACTGGAAAGTAG